The following is a genomic window from Streptomyces lincolnensis.
CTTCGGCATCGCCTTCCCCGTCCTCCTCGGCGGCCTGGGCATCGCCCTCTTCCTTCTGGCCGCGAGCTGGGCCCTGCCATGGGAACGCGGAAGCTCGACCCACCGAATCGGCCTCGCGACGGCGGCACCGTTCATGGTCCCGCTCGCGTACGCCGTCTTCGCGGTGCTGGTCGAGTGGCCGTAGGGCGGCTCAGCGGGGGCTGCGGGGGTGTGGGTGGCCGTCCGGGCGCGGTGGGCTCGGAGGGGGCTGAATGGGCCGGTTCCGGTGGTTCCGCCGGCCTCGTGTGCCCGGATGTCGGCGGGGTCAGGGTTTGACGTACGTCACCCTGCGGGTATTGTCTCCGGCTCGATTGGCCAGGCCCGTGCCCCGTATGGCAGACTAGCGGGGTTGCTCGGTCGAGTGTTGATGCTGCGCGCCTCCCGCCGGGAGGACCGGAAGCGAGTCCCACAGTACTCGTCGCCCTAACTGCCGTAAGGCAGCGCTGGGGCGGACGTACGGGAATCTTCCGGGAAGTGACAGCGCGGCACCGGCCAGGCACCCGGTGGGCCTTTCGTCCCCGGCTTGCGGTTCCGGAAGGGCCGTGCTTCCCGGCAGGGATGTCCGAACAAGGGGCATCTGTGTCAGCGACAGCGCGACACGCCCGACCGCGTGGGTCGGAGGGGCGAGTGCGGGAACACCAGGTTCCAGAGCGTTAAACGAGATAAAGGACTACTGAGTAGCCATGGCGGGACAGAAGATCCGCATCCGGCTCAAGGCCTACGACCACGAGGTCATCGACAGCTCGGCGAAGAAGATCGTCGAGACGGTGACGCGTACTGGTGCGTCGGTCGCGGGCCCGGTGCCGCTGCCCACTGAGAAGAACGTGTACTGCGTCATCAAGTCGCCGCACAAGTACAAGGACTCGCGCGAGCACTTCGAGATGCGCACGCACAAGCGTCTGATCGACATCCTCGACCCGACCCCGAAGACCGTTGACTCTCTGATGCGACTCGACCTCCCGGCCGGTGTCGACATCGAGATCAAGCTCTGAGGGCCGGTGATCTGAACGATGACTAAGCAGATCAAGGGCATCCTGGGCGAGAAGCTCGGCATGACGCAGGTGTGGGACGCGAACAACCGCGTCGTCCCGGTCACCGTCGTCAAGGCCGGACCCAACGTCGTGACCCAGGTCCGTACGAACGACAGTGACGGCTACGAGTCGGTCCAGATCGCCTTCGGCGAGATCGACCCGCGCAAGGTGAACAAGCCCCTCAAGGGCCACTTCTCCAAGGCCGATGTCACCCCCCGTCGCCACCTCGTCGAGATCCGCACCGCGGACGCCTCCGAGTACACGCTCGGCCAGGAGATCACCGCTGAGGTGTTCGAGGCCGGCGTGAAGGTCGACGTGACCGGCAAGAGCAAGGGCAAGGGCTTCGCCGGTGTCATGAAGCGTCACAACTTCAAGGGCCTCGGCGCCGGACACGGCACCCAGCGCAAGCACCGCTCGCCCGGTTCCATCGGTGGCTGCGCCACCCCGGGCCGCGTGTTCAAGGGCCTCCGCATGGCGGGTCGTATGGGCAACGAGCGTGTCACCACCCAGAACCTGACCGTCCACGCCGTTGACGCGGAGAAGGGTCTGCTGCTCATCAAGGGCGCGGTTCCCGGTCCGAACGGCGGCCTCGTCCTGGTCCGCACCGCGGCCAAGGGGGCCTGAGGTAACCGATGAGCACTGTTGACATCCTTTCGCCTGCCGGCGAGAAGACCGGAAGCGTCGAGCTCCCCGCGGAGATCTTCGGCGTGGAGAAGATCAGCATCCCGCTGATCCACCAGGTCGTCGTCGCGCAGAACGCCGCTGCCCGCCAGGGCACGCACAAGACCAAGCGTCGCGGTGAAGTCCGTGGTGGCGGCAAGAAGCCGTACCGCCAGAAGGGCACCGGCCGCGCCCGTCAGGGCTCGACCCGCGCCCCGCAGTTCGCCGGCGGTGGCGTCGTCCACGGCCCGCAGCCGCGTGACTACTCGCAGCGGACCCCGAAGAAGATGAAGGCCGCGGCCCTGCGCCACGCCCTCACCGACCGGGCCCGCCACAACCGCATTCACGTCGTCACCGGCGTGATCGAGGGCGAGAGCCCCTCCACGAAGGCCGCCAGGACGCTGTTCGGCAAGATCTCGGAGCGCAAGAACGTGCTCCTGGTCATCGACCGCGCCGACGAGGCCGCGTGGCTCTCCGCCCGCAACCTGCCCCAGGTCCACATCCTGGAGCCGGGCCAGCTGAACACGTACGACGTGATCGTCTCCGACGACGTGGTCTTCACCCAGGCCGCTTTCGAGTCCTTCGTGTCCGGCCCGCAGGCCACCGACACCGAAGGGAGCGAAGCCTGATGGCCACCCGTCACCCGAGCATCGCCTCGAAGGCCGCCAAGGCGGCCAAGGCCGCGCGCGTCGCCAAGGCGCGCCGCCACGAGGCCGAGGGCAAGAACACCGTCGTCACGCCGGCGAGCAAGTCGTTCACGGACCCCCGTGACATCCTGCTCAAGCCGGTCGTGTCCGAGAAGAGCTACGCGCTTCTCGACGAGGGCAAGTACACGTTCGTCGTGGACCCGACCGCCAACAAGACCCAGATCAAGCAGGCCGTCCAGGCGGTCTTCTCGGTCAAGGTCACCGGCGTCAACACGATCAACCGCCAGGGCAAGCGCAAGCGGACGAAGACGGGCTTCGGCAAGCGTGCCGACAGCAAGCGCGCGATCGTCACCCTTGCCGAGGGCGACCGTATCGACATCTTCGGCGGTCCGACCGCGTAAGCGGGTCGGATCGTCCGATATCGGACGAGGACTGAGAAATGGGAATCCGCAAGTACAAGCCGACTACGCCGGGCCGCCGTGGCTCCAGCGTCGCCGACTTCGTCGAGGTCACGCGGTCCACGCCGGAGAAGTCGCTGGTTCGCCCCCTGCACAGCAAGGGTGGCCGTAACAACTCCGGTCGTGTGACCGTCCGCCACCAGGGTGGTGGCCACAAGCGCGCCTACCGCGTGATCGACTTCCGTCGTCACGACAAGGACGGCGTGCCGGCGAAGGTCGCGCACATCGAGTACGACCCCAACCGCACCGCGCGCATCGCGCTGCTGCACTACGCGGACGGCGAGAAGCGCTACATCCTCGCCCCCCGCAACCTGTCGCAGGGCGACCGCGTCGAGAACGGTCCCGGGGCCGACATCAAGCCGGGCAACAACCTGGCGCTCCGCAACATCCCGGTCGGTACCACGATCCACGCGATCGAGCTCCGTCCCGGTGGCGGCGCCAAGTTCGCCCGCTCCGCCGGTGCCTCGGTGCAGCTGCTCGCGAAGGAGGGCCAGATGGCCCACCTCCGCATGCCGTCCGGTGAGATCCGCCTGGTCGACGTGCGCTGCCGCGCCACCGTCGGCGAGGTCGGCAACGCCGAGCAGAGCAACATCAACTGGGGTAAGGCCGGCCGCAAGCGCTGGCTGGGCGTTCGCCCGACCGTCCGCGGTGTGGCGATGAACCCGGTTGACCACCCGCACGGTGGTGGTGAGGGCAAGACCTCCGGTGGTCGCCACCCGGTCTCCCCGTGGGGTCAGAAGGAGGGTCGTACTCGTTCGCCGAAGAAGGCTTCGAACAAGTACATCGTCCGCCGCCGCAAGACGAACAAGAAGCGCTAGGAGCGGGTTTAGATGCCGCGCAGTCTCAAGAAGGGGCCCTTCGTCGACGACCACCTGATCAAGAAGGTGGACGCCCAGAACGAAGCCGGTTCCAAGAACGTCATCAAGACCTGGTCCCGTCGCTCCATGATCGTGCCGGCCATGCTCGGCCACACGCTCGCGGTGCACAACGGCAAGACCCACATCCCGGTGTTCGTCACCGAGTCGATGGTCGGCCACAAGCTCGGCGAGTTCTCGCCGACGCGCACCTTCCGGGGTCACGTCAAGGACGACCGGAAGTCGAAGCGCCGCTAGTAGCGGATCGCATTCAGACAAAGAAACCTGAAAGGGACAACCATGGAAGCCAGGGCCCAGGCGCGGTACATCCGCGTCACGCCCATGAAGGCCCGCCGCGTGGTGGACCTCATCCGTGGCATGGACGCCACGGAGGCCCAGGCGGTCCTGCGATTCGCTCCGCAGGCCGCCTCGGTGCCCGTCGGCAAGGTGCTGGACAGCGCCATTGCCAACGCCGCACACAACTACGACCACACCGACGCCGACAGCCTCGTCATCTCCGAGGCGTACGTCGACGAGGGTCCGACCCTGAAGCGGTTCCGGCCGCGTGCCCAGGGCCGCGCCTACCGGATCCGCAAGCGGACCAGCCACATCACCGTGGTCGTCAGCAGCAAGGAAGGAACCCGGTAATGGGCCAGAAGGTTAACCCGCATGGGTTCCGGCTCGGTGTCACCACGGACTTCAAGTCCCGGTGGTACGCCGACAAGCTGTACAAGGACTACGTCAAGGAAGACGTCGCCATCCGTCGGATGATGACGTCCGGCATGGAGCGCGCCGGCATCTCGAAGGTGGAGATCGAGCGCACCCGTGACCGTGTGCGTGTGGACATCCACACCGCTCGTCCGGGCATCGTCATCGGCCGCCGTGGCGCCGAGGCCGACCGCATCCGCGGTGACCTCGAGAAGCTCACGGGCAAGCAGGTCCAGCTGAACATCCTCGAGGTCAAGAACCCCGAGACCGACGCTCAGCTGGTTGCCCAGGCCGTCGCCGAGCAGCTCTCCTCCCGCGTCTCCTTCCGTCGCGCCATGCGTAAGAGCATGCAGTCGGCGATGAAGGCCGGCGCCAAGGGCATCAAGATCCAGTGCGGTGGCCGCCTCGGTGGCGCCGAGATGTCCCGCTCGGAGTTCTACCGCGAGGGCCGCGTGCCCCTGCACACGCTCCGCGCGAACGTGGACTACGGCTTCTTCGAGGCCAAGACGACCTTCGGCCGCATCGGTGTGAAGGTCTGGATCTACAAGGGCGATGTGAAGAACATCGCCGAGGTCCGCGCTGAGAACGCTGCCGCCCGTGCGGGTAACCGCCCGGCTCGCGGTGGCGGTGCCGACCGCCCGGCCCGTGGTGGCCGTGGTGGCGAGCGGCGCGGTCGTAAGCCGCAGCAGGCTGCCGGTGCCGAGGCCCCCAAGGCCGAGGCTCCCGCCGCCGCTCCGGCTGAGAGCACCGGAACGGAGGCCTGACCGTCATGCTGATCCCCCGTAGGGTCAAGCACCGCAAGCAGCACCACCCGAAGCGCCGTGGTATGGCCAAGGGCGGTACGACGGTTGCGTTCGGCGAGTACGGCATCCAGGCGCTGACCCCGGCGTACGTGACGAACCGTCAGATCGAGGCCGCTCGTATCGCGATGACCCGCCACATCAAGCGTGGCGGCAAGGTCTGGATCAACATCTACCCGGACCGCCCGCTCACGAAGAAGCCTGCCGAGACCCGCATGGGTTCCGGTAAGGGTTCTCCCGAGTGGTGGATCGCGAACGTGCACCCGGGTCGGGTCATGTTCGAGCTGTCCTACCCCAACGAGAAGATCGCCCGTGAGGCGCTGACTCGTGCGGCCCACAAGCTGCCGATGAAGTGCCGGATCGTCAAGCGCGAGGCAGGTGAAGCGTGATGTCGGCCGGTACCAAGGCGTCCGAGCTGCGCGAACTGGGTGACGAGGAGCTGCTGAACAAGCTCCGCGAAGCCAAGGAAGAGCTGTTCAATCTCCGCTTCCAGGCGGCGACGGGCCAGCTCGAGAACCACGGTCGGCTCAAGGCCGTCCGTAAGGACATCGCGCGGATCTACACCCTGATGCGTGAGCGCGAGCTGGGCATCGAGACGGTGGAGAGCGCCTGATGAGTGAGAGCAACGTGACTGAGCAGACTGCAGAGGCCCGCGGCTTCCGCAAGACCCGTGAGGGTCTCGTCGTCAGCGACAAGATGGACAAGACCGTCGTCGTCGCCGTCGAGGACCGCGTCAAGCACGCGCTGTACGGCAAGGTCATCCGCCGTACCAACAAGCTCAAGGCGCACGACGAGCAGAACGCTGCCGGCGTCGGCGACCGGGTCCTCCTCGCGGAGACCCGCCCGCTGTCGGCGACCAAGCGCTGGCGCATCGTCGAGATCCTCGAGAAGGCCAAGTAATCCCTGCGGGGCTTGACCCGCAGGACTGAACCGCCGTTTCGGCGGGTGAGCGCTAAACGTTTTGCGCTCACCCGCCGGTGAACCGGCCGAGCAGCGTGAGTCATTGACGCTGCGCTGCTCGCCGGGTGGCACATGTAATTCCTGCGGGGCCCATCCGCAGGACAGTTCCGCCAGGCTCGGCGGGAGCGTTAAACGTTTAGTGCTCCCGCCGGGAACCGGCAGACATCCAGGAGATAGACGTGATCCAGCAGGAGTCGCGACTGCGTGTCGCCGACAACACTGGTGCGAAGGAGATCCTTTGCATCCGTGTGCTCGGTGGCTCCGGTCGCCGCTACGCGGGCATCGGTGACGTCATCGTCGCCACCGTCAAGGACGCGATCCCCGGTGGCAACGTGAAGAAGGGTGACGTCGTCAAGGCGGTCATCGTTCGCACCGTCAAGGAGCGCCGTCGTCCGGACGGCTCGTACATCCGCTTCGACGAGAACGCCGCCGTCATTCTGAAGAACGACGGCGACCCTCGCGGCACCCGTATCTTCGGCCCGGTGGGTCGTGAGCTGCGCGAGAAGAAGTTCATGAAGATCATCTCGCTCGCGCCGGAGGTGCTGTAAGCATGAAGATCAAGAAGGGCGACCTGGTCCAGGTCATCACCGGTAAGGACAAGGGCAAGCAGGGCAAGGTCATCGCGGCCTTCCCCCGCGAGGACCGTGTCCTGGTCGAGGGTGTCAACCGGGTCAAGAAGCACACCAAGGCCGGCCCGACCGCTCGCGGTTCGCAGGCCGGCGGCATCGTCACGACCGAGGCCCCCATCCACGTCTCCAACGTCCAGCTGGTCGTGGAGAAGGACGGCAACAAGGTCGTCACGCGTGTCGGTTACCGCTTCGACGACGAGGGCAACAAGATCCGCGTTGCCAAGCGGACGGGTGAGGACATCTGATGGCTACCACCACCACTCCGCGTCTGAAGACGAAGTACCGCGAGGAGATCGCGGGCAAGCTGCGTGACGAGTTCAAGTACGAGAACGTCATGCAGATCCCCGGCCTCGTCAAGATCGTGGTCAACATGGGTGTGGGCGACGCCGCCCGCGACTCCAAGCTGATCGAGGGTGCCATCAAGGACCTCACCACGATCACCGGTCAGAAGCCGGCCGTCACCAAGGCCCGTAAGTCCATCGCGCAGTTCAAGCTGCGTGAGGGCCAGCCGATCGGTGCCCACGTCACGCTTCGTGGCGACCGCATGTGGGAGTTCCTGGACCGCACCCTGTCGCTCGCGCTGCCGCGCATCCGCGACTTCCGTGGTCTGTCTCCCAAGCAGTTCGACGGCCGTGGCAACTACACCTTCGGTCTCACCGAGCAGGTCATGTTCCACGAGATCGACCAGGACAAGATCGACCGCACCCGGGGTATGGACATCACCGTGGTGACCACGGCGACCAACGACGCTGAGGGCCGCGCGCTCCTTCGTCACCTCGGCTTCCCCTTCAAGGAGGCGTAAGCGAGATGGCGAAGAAG
Proteins encoded in this region:
- the rpmC gene encoding 50S ribosomal protein L29, with amino-acid sequence MSAGTKASELRELGDEELLNKLREAKEELFNLRFQAATGQLENHGRLKAVRKDIARIYTLMRERELGIETVESA
- the rplC gene encoding 50S ribosomal protein L3 — protein: MTKQIKGILGEKLGMTQVWDANNRVVPVTVVKAGPNVVTQVRTNDSDGYESVQIAFGEIDPRKVNKPLKGHFSKADVTPRRHLVEIRTADASEYTLGQEITAEVFEAGVKVDVTGKSKGKGFAGVMKRHNFKGLGAGHGTQRKHRSPGSIGGCATPGRVFKGLRMAGRMGNERVTTQNLTVHAVDAEKGLLLIKGAVPGPNGGLVLVRTAAKGA
- the rplB gene encoding 50S ribosomal protein L2; the protein is MGIRKYKPTTPGRRGSSVADFVEVTRSTPEKSLVRPLHSKGGRNNSGRVTVRHQGGGHKRAYRVIDFRRHDKDGVPAKVAHIEYDPNRTARIALLHYADGEKRYILAPRNLSQGDRVENGPGADIKPGNNLALRNIPVGTTIHAIELRPGGGAKFARSAGASVQLLAKEGQMAHLRMPSGEIRLVDVRCRATVGEVGNAEQSNINWGKAGRKRWLGVRPTVRGVAMNPVDHPHGGGEGKTSGGRHPVSPWGQKEGRTRSPKKASNKYIVRRRKTNKKR
- the rplE gene encoding 50S ribosomal protein L5 is translated as MATTTTPRLKTKYREEIAGKLRDEFKYENVMQIPGLVKIVVNMGVGDAARDSKLIEGAIKDLTTITGQKPAVTKARKSIAQFKLREGQPIGAHVTLRGDRMWEFLDRTLSLALPRIRDFRGLSPKQFDGRGNYTFGLTEQVMFHEIDQDKIDRTRGMDITVVTTATNDAEGRALLRHLGFPFKEA
- the rplX gene encoding 50S ribosomal protein L24 translates to MKIKKGDLVQVITGKDKGKQGKVIAAFPREDRVLVEGVNRVKKHTKAGPTARGSQAGGIVTTEAPIHVSNVQLVVEKDGNKVVTRVGYRFDDEGNKIRVAKRTGEDI
- the rpsJ gene encoding 30S ribosomal protein S10; this translates as MAGQKIRIRLKAYDHEVIDSSAKKIVETVTRTGASVAGPVPLPTEKNVYCVIKSPHKYKDSREHFEMRTHKRLIDILDPTPKTVDSLMRLDLPAGVDIEIKL
- the rplN gene encoding 50S ribosomal protein L14, giving the protein MIQQESRLRVADNTGAKEILCIRVLGGSGRRYAGIGDVIVATVKDAIPGGNVKKGDVVKAVIVRTVKERRRPDGSYIRFDENAAVILKNDGDPRGTRIFGPVGRELREKKFMKIISLAPEVL
- the rpsS gene encoding 30S ribosomal protein S19, which translates into the protein MPRSLKKGPFVDDHLIKKVDAQNEAGSKNVIKTWSRRSMIVPAMLGHTLAVHNGKTHIPVFVTESMVGHKLGEFSPTRTFRGHVKDDRKSKRR
- the rplP gene encoding 50S ribosomal protein L16, whose product is MLIPRRVKHRKQHHPKRRGMAKGGTTVAFGEYGIQALTPAYVTNRQIEAARIAMTRHIKRGGKVWINIYPDRPLTKKPAETRMGSGKGSPEWWIANVHPGRVMFELSYPNEKIAREALTRAAHKLPMKCRIVKREAGEA
- the rplW gene encoding 50S ribosomal protein L23 yields the protein MATRHPSIASKAAKAAKAARVAKARRHEAEGKNTVVTPASKSFTDPRDILLKPVVSEKSYALLDEGKYTFVVDPTANKTQIKQAVQAVFSVKVTGVNTINRQGKRKRTKTGFGKRADSKRAIVTLAEGDRIDIFGGPTA
- the rplD gene encoding 50S ribosomal protein L4, which translates into the protein MSTVDILSPAGEKTGSVELPAEIFGVEKISIPLIHQVVVAQNAAARQGTHKTKRRGEVRGGGKKPYRQKGTGRARQGSTRAPQFAGGGVVHGPQPRDYSQRTPKKMKAAALRHALTDRARHNRIHVVTGVIEGESPSTKAARTLFGKISERKNVLLVIDRADEAAWLSARNLPQVHILEPGQLNTYDVIVSDDVVFTQAAFESFVSGPQATDTEGSEA
- the rplV gene encoding 50S ribosomal protein L22, producing MEARAQARYIRVTPMKARRVVDLIRGMDATEAQAVLRFAPQAASVPVGKVLDSAIANAAHNYDHTDADSLVISEAYVDEGPTLKRFRPRAQGRAYRIRKRTSHITVVVSSKEGTR
- the rpsC gene encoding 30S ribosomal protein S3, whose product is MGQKVNPHGFRLGVTTDFKSRWYADKLYKDYVKEDVAIRRMMTSGMERAGISKVEIERTRDRVRVDIHTARPGIVIGRRGAEADRIRGDLEKLTGKQVQLNILEVKNPETDAQLVAQAVAEQLSSRVSFRRAMRKSMQSAMKAGAKGIKIQCGGRLGGAEMSRSEFYREGRVPLHTLRANVDYGFFEAKTTFGRIGVKVWIYKGDVKNIAEVRAENAAARAGNRPARGGGADRPARGGRGGERRGRKPQQAAGAEAPKAEAPAAAPAESTGTEA
- the rpsQ gene encoding 30S ribosomal protein S17, with protein sequence MSESNVTEQTAEARGFRKTREGLVVSDKMDKTVVVAVEDRVKHALYGKVIRRTNKLKAHDEQNAAGVGDRVLLAETRPLSATKRWRIVEILEKAK